The Nicotiana tabacum cultivar K326 chromosome 1, ASM71507v2, whole genome shotgun sequence genome segment CCAAGAATAACTAAAAATTAATGAAACAACATCTTTTCGTAAGTAAGTCGAAGTTAACTAATCAATCAGTTGTGCTCCGATTAGTACCTCTTTGATGTCGATTATATTAATTTTCTGTACTTGTTGCTCCCTACTAGGTCTTAGTTCATTTCGATAATTAATTGTCTTTTGTATAGATAGATTTGAGATTTTCTCAAATTAAAGGTCTAAATTAACCAAATTTTATTGTGTCGTAATAAAAAGTGTTAGGCTAATTAGTAACCAGTCTTGATAATGGCCTTCTCTTTTCGTCTTTTTGACTAAAACTATACTGAACCACCTATCTATTCGTTTTTTAGCGATGTCCGACACTGATGAGCATCACTTAGGCCTTCATTCAAGATACTCAAATCCACTTTGAAGTTGGCTTATTCGCTCGGCCAATCGTCGGAATGTGTACGAGATACCATCTCCCTAATCTCTCCTATAAATAACAAGGCCCTTGCCGCATATCAGCTACGCTCAATGCAAGATTTCTGTTGGATCAGATCTTTTGGGAAGCTTTTGGACTTAGCGAAAAGGGCTCTAAGCCTCCACGCAAGCAAGCGCGAGAGAAGCGGAGCACGAAGCGGTAGATTTTTCAGAAACAACCTTTCTACTTCctcggggtagggataaggttAGCGTACACACTGCCCTCCCCAGACCGTACTAGTAGAATTTTACTGATCGTTGTTGGTATAGTCGTCTTGATAATGGCCTTGAGTCCAGTTCGTGTAGTTTATTAACTAGAATTAAGAGCGCATTGTGCTAATTATAATTATTGATTCTTTAACAAGTCATTACCAGAATTGTCAACTAATTTTCAATGTTTGAAACGCGAGTACACTATGAATTGAGCAAATGTTGCTTTAAGAGTCATTAACAATTGAATTCAACATCATAAGAAATTAGTAATACTAACTACAAAGGCAAACTTCACACCAACAGTGGTAAAATATGCTATCACAGGTCACCGTTTAAAAGAATGATATGTGAAATCGAAAGCAATTATTTTATTTGGTACCAGAAAGAATAACATTCATAAAAAGACAATAAATATCCTCCGCCTGGTGgtattaatgaaaaatatttcacAACATTAAGTGCTGCCCGTTAtaaggaatttggcatttatggtcactgttacatcttcatcaatggccctcacaattgacattaaagaagggcacgatcctaggacctcgtTCCGTAGAcgcagctataaatagtgagctttgttatcattgtaaaggacatttgagtccattactcaaatgatcactcaactatcccaaattatctTCTAAAGTCACTTtactttcgtttgtaacaacaaagtcactaaACTATGCTTATTGCACTCaaaaggtcactcaactagattttttaaattttgggttGCCAAATACTTATTTTACCCTgtaaattataaacatttatctacttttttttaaaaaaaactttttaatattataattttttcttttttaatttatattatggacttacttatataataaataaatattatttataaattcaaaaaatacaaagtatttaagcatatataatgctggaataacaaaataatgagcataataaaaaaattaattagaataatttgttagtaataattttagtattaacaacaaaaattcaaaatttatttacacaattcaaaatgaaagaaaataaaggttttaaaaattatattacatgcacataatataaaaataattatttaaataaaggtatttttataatatacattatatattcttgaaaattatgctcagTTATATTATTATGCTTCTAATAATATAATATGTTAAGTCGTGCatgaaataaataattatttttatattacgtgcatggaatatatattctacaacctttattttctttcattctgaattgtgtaaataaatttttgaatttttattgttgatattaaaattattattataaataaattattctaattaattttttactatgctcattattttgttattccagcATTATAGATGCTTAAataccttttatttttttaatttataaataatatttatttattctatcgGGAAGTTcgtaatataaattaaaaatgaaaattcataatATTAAAAAGGTTTTAAAAAAGTAGATTaatgtttataatttagagggtaaaattgatatttggcaatccaaaatttgaaaaatctagtcgagtgaccttctgagtgcaaTAGGCATATTtgagtgactttgttgttacaaacgaaagaaaagtgactttagaagataatttgagatagttgagtgaccatttgagtaattgACTCCAAATTTTATGGTAAAAAATGATACTAGAATCTGCTCAAAACTctatataattttatcttcttgtttttattcttgttgttgttgcGCCCGGAATCACTATTTCTACTATTCCATCTTTATATCAAGGCTAAGTATTACATATTTCTtcaattactttattattttaggATAGCAtgagttcacttgtctagaaaccacaaataaattcaactatactGTTTTACATGTAAACAAACAATTAACTACTTTGAAATTAAAATGTCATGTATAGGTCAAGATTCTCTTCGAGCATGTCCTTCCATTGTTCAATATACAACATGGGTAATTCATTTAAGTATTATTTTTTAGCTAATTAACCTAAATAAAGTAAATTATTTTAGCAAAAAATGATATTATCGCGTTCgagatttcttttattttgtgaagATTTTGGTATATCATTGCTAAAAgtattgatcacgcccaactctagtcctaaaaaagataagcgatcgctgcaaatataatccggtctaaaagtctgcagtcgaatcccacagagaattaaggcttagctatatttatttaatatcactaaaagacaagtttgaacaattttctaaattataaagattgagatcTATATTTCTAACTACTTAACTAGTAAATACTATaaagcggtaaaattatcaactaacgaaacaaagggttggagactaaattaaggaggtctagaatTATGATTTCcctcaattgtcggaatccttctagctatgttccctacaatttcgccaatgtattctctactgatcgtgagcactttaggtgtcgtaattctctctcgagcaactacaataatttactagatatattctctcgaactacgctagttggctttatctaaccgctcattatgaccacgtcaaggctttgttatttcttaaacctgcctttaaacccgttgtattgatttctcacatacgttaagAGTGACGTcgttcaacaaccacctaaatatgtatcttttctcaagcaacacataataaataggcacagtcaatcgatggtcattcaatcaactgaaataaaTATGTAGCCGAACAAATAGATAAATtcaaaggctaaattatattaaaacctaacaagaattcatcctataaaaggttctatcaaaactctagataacaaattagttattcataatagtatgtaaaactacaatactaaaagtcataaccaataatgaaaataggaagaaggaagtaaaAAACTCATAGAAGAATTTTTCGCCTtactcctagtgtgttcttgcctacTTAGATCGAatctccggtctccttggcctccttaggtctaaattatgtcaaaagtatgtcaaaggtcctcaaaataccgttttccatgtatatataccaagtagggttgtgCCCAAATAATTACACCTTCTCCTATACGAAAAAGGATACTTTTCCCGGGTAGGTCCGTGGCCACGGATTGGACCATGAACCTGACCGCGGATTTTGGCCATGTTCTGACCGCGGCTGCGGATCTAACCGTGGCCGCAGATCTAACTGCGGAGCACTTATCGCGCATTTTTCACCCTGTTCTGTTTGGAATTTCGAAaaatataaaacatgaaagttgtatccctttgggttatctttccaaccatatattgtagAGCCCTAATGGAGTTTTGAGTGAAAAGTTATGTTTATTTTACTGGACAGTGCACAATatacctactcgattcttcgtttcgttgctctatcatccgttgatccccgaatacgatcccggcttaattccttgggcttttactcagacttcaaagctctaaattacttgaattcattccataacatctacatagttcggaatcactcctataaggcataaaacacacaattagtgcaaagcactagcgattaaagcgcaaactccaCGAAAGTGcggtaaattagagtgtaataatcaactaaaatacgtaattatagcctatcatcaagtaccgttaatattattttttttagtaaGAGGGAAAACCCGTAATCGCTACAATCTCTGTCATTCGAGTGAGCACTCTGCGGTGAGCACTTTGTGTCAACTGGTAAACCTCATACCGCACTATGAGgttaattatagcctatcatcaagtaccgttaatattattttttttagtaaGAGGGGAAACCCGTAATCGCTACAATCTCTGTCATTCGAGTGAGCACTCTGCGGTGAGCACTTTGTGTCAACTGGTAAACCTCATACCGCACTAGGGAAGCCCTGTGCGACCGGTTCAACCCACAAGGCATTGAGGAGGGATTCGATCCCAAGTCATCCGTATGGATAACCGTCCTCCAAACCGACTGGACAACCCCGATGGATTACCATTAATATGATTAATAGAACTAAATATGCTCATTTTACGAAAATTGACGGGGCAAAAAATGAACATGTAAAATTTGGATGGTCTAGCTGGTATGTTTTAAAGGACGACACTCTTTGCAGCTCCTGCTATTCCCTCAAGTTGTGACTATAATAGGAAAAATGTTACACATATTTTACTTTTACATTAAATCAATAAGCATATGATATGCGTCTTTTATAAGTACTTTTTATTTCTACTATGTCTAGTTAATATATACTCCCTTCGTTCCAAATTACTTATCCTATTTAGTTTTTCGAGAGTCAATTTGATAATCTTCAATGATAAATTGtaactcaatattttaaaatttaaatttagatatttaaaactatataaaaaatactacaagttacaatttatttcataccaatatgatgaaaaaaatatttcaatacaTTGATCAAAGTTCATATAATTTAACACTTGAGAAGCGAAATGTGAAAGCTAATTTGAGACGGATGGAATATTATTACATCTCTATTGATAATTTAATCAATGATAATTAATATAATCTAATGTAAATACAAGTACAAGTAGGAGCGGATTTAGAGGGCATAAAGGGGTTaacccccttcgccgaaaaattatattgtatatataaaacaaaatttattttttacctttatatattatgttttggATCCTCTTGACATTGTCCAAAAGTGTAGCTCAGTGATTAAAATAGTTCAAAATTTTTGTTATATTGGTTCAATTTCCAATGGCCACAatctctttcaatttttttttcgaaaCCCCTTAGAGGAAATACTGCCTCCGCCGCCGAGTAAAAGGTAAGTAATTACACTACTTATTTTTTTGCGGAGAAAGAGAAACAAATGATGGAAGTGAAAGGATAATGTACTACTACAAAATTTAAACAGCTCTTACAAATGTACACAGTACACTGAACCAGTGTCTTTCATTTGTCAATTGAAGATATCAAAGTACAAACAAATTCGTGGTCAGAATTCAGTCTCTCATTTCTACAAAACACTTCTCACCATCTTTCTTCccaaatccaaattcttgataatcaaatcatggcttcttcttcttcctttcaaCTCTCAAGCCTTCAAATTCAAACCCCACCTCTAAAAAAATCCAACTTTTTTGGTCAATCTCACAACCTTAACCCTAGTAATATTCATACTAAATCAACTCTGAAACCATCTTTTACCTCAATTACTACTGCAAAATTCAATCTTTATGAGATTCTTGGAGGTAGAGGTCTTTGTAATGGAGAAGAAGGTATACAAAAAGAGCTAAAAAAGTCAGTTTCAGAAGAACAATCCTCAGCAAAATCAGCAActgttgataataataataataatcaagaaAAGATGGAAACTGGGGAATTTCCTGAAGATGGATTTGAGAAAGAAATGATGGGGTTAGTTGGTGGATTTCCTGGAGGTGAAAAAGGTTTAAAGAAATTCATAGAAAAAAATCCACCACCTAAGAAAACAGAATCAAGAATGGAGGGTTTTAATCTGAGTCTTGTGAAGAAACCAAAGCCACCTGAATTACCACTTTTATTACCTGGAATGATTGCTATTGTTAAGAATTCTAATAATCCATATTATATGTATTGTGGGATTGTGCAAAGGATTACTGATGGAAAAGCTGCTGTGCTTTTTGAAGGTGGGAATTGGGATAGATTGATTTCTTTTAGGCTTGAAGAGTTGGAAAGAAGAGAGAAAGGTCCACCAATGGTGAATCCTAGGTCTGTGATTCTTGAAACCATGTTAGAAAAGAGTTCTGAATCTTGATTTGCTGTCGAAGGGGAGCCTCTCGTAAAGTTGTTGTACTGTtgtcaggaggtcacgggttcgagccgtggaaacaacttgttgcagaaatgtagggtaagactgcgtacaatagacctttCTGATCTGGTCCTTTTCCGGACTTTGCGCATATCGGAATCTTAGTGCACGAGCCTGCCTTTTAGTCATATCCtttgtttctttttgtcttttggtTGTTGTACATACAAGATGTAATAAGAAATGCAGAATGCTTTTGTGTAGAAAGAGTGTAATTCTATTGATTCTGGTAATATATGTTCCATTGTTGAAACTTTTTTCTTTACTTATGGCTAAAAATTCAACAGCATACACTACCTAAATAACACATGACTCAATCTAATCCATTCGACCAGTTTGGGGTTCGAATCCCGAGCAACCCACTATCACATTGAAATTTTAATTCTCTATAGAGACGTTCATGTTTTTCCAACCAAATTCATGAAAATTTTGAATAGATCTACATACACCTTGACTGACACGAGTATATAAGTGAATGACAAGCTCCCACCTTACCCTGCACCCTGCAGGGACTAGAACATGAACTACTTTTCACAATCATGAAGGAATGTCCCTGATGCCATATGGTGGATATTTCAGGTTCCATAATTTGACAACAGATGTATGTCTAACTTAAGACAATTCCAATAATATTAGCTAGCCTGAGACAGAGTAACAGGATTGCAAATTGAACCTTCAAGGctttggcttgcctaactgtgAGACCGACTAGTTGAATAGAGACGAAAGTGGGTTATAGTGATTCGGGAGTCTCGTGTGAAAGGGCTCTCACTCAACGGATCAAAGGTATCCAGAGATAACACGCTGATGACTCCCAAGAGCTACTATCGAGGGGTCGTTTGGCACATCCGACTTCGACTCATTACATTTTGGGGCCGATGAAGGTCCCAAGGATTCGGTTGTTCGCCAATTCAAGTGGTACGTGAGTTGGGTTTAGAACGTGGCGAGAGAGCAAAAACATGATATGTGGTTTAAGCACACATCACGTATTTGAACCATGTTGAAGAAAAAAGCTTGGTATgcaagtggagaagggtagaacGGTGTGCCAATATCTATAGAGTTTCTGGCCCTCGAAATTAGCAAAAGAAAAATGTGCATGACTTTATTGGGTTGATATCTCTCTATGTatgatttttgaaagaaagaactttAATCAATACAAAAAGTGTATGACTCTATTGGGTTGATATCTTAAACATCGTCTTCTTGATTCATTGCATTTCTCGTTTTAAACTTTCATACGGTTCAAATTAGCTCACGAAGGGtttctaattattttttattcaCTTGCTTTAACCCCTTTTCCTTTATGGAAACAACCattaaaacaacaataacaacaacccattAAAATCCCaccagtggggtctggggagggtacaTCCCTACTGTTAAAACGGGCAGGCGATTTTCCCGGTAAACAGCCACCCAATTGTGAAAACTGAAAAAAGAGTCAAAGGGGCGGTTATTGGGAGTTTTGCATAAAACTATCTCATGAACAAAATGTTCGGATTGAATTTATCAAATATGGCATGGGAATCCTCGTATAACCAGGTCAAGAGTCAAATTTTTACTTTTAATCGCGAATTTGGATAtataattttaatttcttttaaaaaaaatttacatatttgaaaattatgtactataagtcacaatagttaacaacaacttaaaatatttaaaagccaTGCATAAGAAAAAGTTACTATAAGAAAAAAGTTGTCTGACCCTCAAGATTAAAAATGAATTAAATTAATGGGAcaaaggatatatatatatatataagaccaTAAATAGTTAGATGGAAAGATTGAGTCCCCCAATCCCCATGCATGCAACGTCTTCCAAGCAAAACGATGAGTAGAGGCGGAACTAAAATTTTTAGTTTATGAGTTACGTTGGACCATAATCCTTTTTGCTTGTTGAGTTCTACATAGACTATTGTACTattcaataattttttaattaatacaGAATTTGAGCCAAAGTTATTAGATTATGTCAAACCCGTAACTATAATACTGGCTCCGCTGCAGACGACGAGCCTGTAAAgatgaaaatctcaaatttcagAGGTTCTTATCTGTATCTACAAAGTGGCAAAAACATTTTAGTATAGGTTTATAAAACTGAAGAAAATACAACAACCTTAttgatttataaaatattaaaaatattagcTATGATTTATGGGTGATTATCGTCTCAAAAGGTTCATATATTAAAAAAATGGCAAGAAAATGATAAGCTTTTTCTATTTTAGTTACTACCACGAGAAATGCACATACACGAAAACTAGCTAATACTCCCTCAGTATTAATTTATGTTATGTAGTTTGACTGACATAGGTGGAGTTCAAGAAAAAGGAACAACTTCTAAGATATCTTATGGCATCAATTATACATGAAATTTTTGTATCTACAAAAGTatgtcattaaggataaaatagaaAATTTCTTTAAATGAAGTGGATCCTCGGCTTGAAAATATTAAATAGACTAATTTAACGGGCTTTTACCTATATATGTAAAAGTATAATCCTAATTACTGCTATTAAGTATTAACAAGGTTTTTATTTAATTAACATAAATGTATTTACCAATTGTATACAAAGTAAGAGATTATGTTTCAACCTTCCCTATTTTCTCTCCCTAATCTAATTTTCCAGTTGATTCAACTTCTAAAGTTAATTTATGCAGCTTTAAAGTAATAAAATGTATTTAATGTTAGCTCTAATTCAAAATTAAAGCGTAAACAATGGATATTTGGTATTTGAAATTCGCGTGGAACGTAAAAAATCGTTTTTTTTGTGGTTGCAACCGTGTTGTTAATACTGAACTACCAACTTTGGCTATTTTAAGAAAACTacgagcccgtttggattagctgatttgaagtagctgataaacattaggtgctgaaaaaaattgttaagtgctgaaactgatttaataaataagcagttacgtgtttgggtacaagtgctgaaattgataatgTTTGTTGCAGTATTTAATAAAAAAGTGTTGATAAGCTCCttttctgttaaaatgacttaaataaccttagaatt includes the following:
- the LOC107832469 gene encoding NAD(P)H-quinone oxidoreductase subunit S, chloroplastic-like, with protein sequence MASSSSFQLSSLQIQTPPLKKSNFFGQSHNLNPSNIHTKSTLKPSFTSITTAKFNLYEILGGRGLCNGEEGIQKELKKSVSEEQSSAKSATVDNNNNNQEKMETGEFPEDGFEKEMMGLVGGFPGGEKGLKKFIEKNPPPKKTESRMEGFNLSLVKKPKPPELPLLLPGMIAIVKNSNNPYYMYCGIVQRITDGKAAVLFEGGNWDRLISFRLEELERREKGPPMVNPRSVILETMLEKSSES